From Cryptococcus neoformans var. neoformans B-3501A chromosome 6, whole genome shotgun sequence, the proteins below share one genomic window:
- a CDS encoding hypothetical protein (HMMPfam hit to UCH, Ubiquitin carboxyl-terminal hydrolase, score: 187.4, E(): 2.7e-53) has protein sequence MATPQSRIFDRTDTSICPHLSALLSIPSASSRNPGTSGAKGNTLGFPPGSKGAEIEKRFVDVVKWGALPQGVKRRKTMSPGCHTCKTPLSRPWACLTCPYVGCMPLVGKGANEKDCMKRHWKSSGRKCAFAVDPSTGTIFCEACGDTTYPDTFESLFLTTRIRVEESNDHSREPGLVGGKGRGRGEWKSWNPNNIAALNEREVVRTSCRGLRPLLNLSQTCFLSAVLQALVHNPLLKAYFLSDKHNRHVCTNGGKGLLVGKPFLGVENGPGAVGSDRERGCMCCEMDKAFEEFYNEDKSPFGPITMLYAMWHASTELEGYGQQDAHSFFLAALDQIHAHAKGQLSSCNCIAHQTFAGSLQSSVICSKCSKTSNTVDPILDIQLDFPPPSVPSSASSSSDSSAFGPSTNGQADQLTLAGMLRKFCAPERVGDPGGNGYECSGCGGGVGVVAMRKLGVKKLAPVLSFQLKRFAHSSATTSVKIESHVRFPSTLDMRPYVDSSSSSKSGNDRKEKELPDSLYIYDLFAVVTHEGKLDNGHYWADVRDGEEWWHCDDDKVTPTSLSAVLAQRAYMLFYVKRSIAYAQPMSRLLAGGSTGTNGA, from the exons ATGGCGACCCCTCAATCCCGCATATTTGACAGGACTGACACATCTATATGCCCTCATTTGTCCGCTCTTCTCAGCATACCGAGCGCCTCTTCAAGAAACCCTGGCACATCAGGAGCCAAAGGGAACACTCTAGGGTTTCCACCGGGATCCAAAGGAGCTGAAATTGAGAAAAGGTTCGTGGACGTTGTTAAATGGGGAGCTTTACCGCAAGGTGTCAAGCGACGGAAG ACCATGTCTCCGGGGTGTCATACTTGCAAAACTCCTCTTTCCAGGCCATGGGCGTGCCTTACTTGCCCATACGTTGGCTGTATGCCGCTTGTGGGCAAAGGAGCTAATGAGAAGGATTGTATGAAGAGACATTGGAAGAGCAGCGGAAGGAAATGTGCTTTTG CTGTTGATCCCTCTACTGGTACCATATTTTGTGAAGCTTGTGGGGATACAACATATCCTGATACTTTTGAATCACTTTTCCTTACTACTCGAATCCGCGTTGAAGAGTCAAACGATCATTCACGCGAACCAGGTTTGGTTGGTGGCaagggaagggggagaggCGAGTGGAAATCGTGGAACCCGAACAATATTGCGGCGCTCAATGAGAGAGAGGTGGTGAGGACAAGTTGTCGTG GTCTACGGCCCCTTCTTAATTTATCTCAAACATGTTTCCTCTCGGCCGTCCTTCAAGCACTTGTTCATAATCCGCTTCTCAAAGCATACTTCCTCTCAGACAAACACAATCGACATGTGTGCACAAACGGTGGCAAAGGCCTTTTGGTCGGGAAGCCGTTCTTAGGTGTAGAGAACGGGCCAGGTGCAGTGGGAAGCGATAGAGAGAGGGGATGCATGTGCTGCGAGATGGATAAGGCTTTTGAAGAG TTCTATAATGAGGACAAGTCGCCTTTTGGACCTATCACAATGCTCTACGCCATGTGGCACGCGAGCACAGAGCTCGAGGGTTACGGTCAGCAAG ATGcccattctttctttcttgctGCGCTGGACCAAATCCATGCTCATGCCAAGGGTCAGCTATCCAGCTGTAACTGCATTGCCC ATCAAACCTTTGCGGGCTCCCTCCAATCTTCCGTTATCTGCTCTAAATGCTCCAAGACCTCCAACACTGTCGATCCAATTCTTGACATCCAGCTCGACTTCCCACCTCCGTCTGTTCCTTCATCagcatcctcatcctccgaCTCATCGGCTTTTGGCCCGTCCACCAATGGGCAAGCGGATCAACTAACATTAGCGGGCATGTTACGCAAGTTTTGTGCGCCAGAGCGTGTTGGAGATCCTGGAGGGAACGGATACGAGTGTTCTGGATGTGGGGGCGGCGTGGGCGTAGTGGCCATGAGAAAATTGGGAGTGAAAAAGCTTGCTCCAGTGTTGTCATTCCAACTCAAG CGTTTTGCCCATTCATCCGCCACTACGTCCGTCAAGATCGAATCCCATGTCCGGTTCCCATCCACCCTCGATATGCGTCCTTACGTAgactcttcctcatcttctaaAAGTGGCAATGAcagaaaggagaaagaattACCAGACTCGCTGTACATATACGATCTGTTCGCAGTTGTCACTCATGAGGGCAAGCTGGACAATGGGCATTATTGGGCGGATGTGAGGGACGGCGAGGAGTGGTGGCAttgtgatgatgataagG TCACTCCTACATCTCTCTCTGCTGTATTGGCGCAGAGAGCGTACATGCTTTTTTACGTCAAACGATCCATAGCCTATGCCCAGCCAATGTCGAGGTTGTTGGCTGGCGGCAGCACTGGTACCAACGGTGCTTAA
- a CDS encoding hypothetical protein (Match to EST gb|CF194345.1|CF194345; HMMPfam hit to Malic_M, Malic enzyme, NAD binding domain, score: 390.0, E(): 2.9e-114; HMMPfam hit to malic, Malic enzyme, N-terminal domain, score: 272.7, E(): 5.8e-79) → MYPGSSTSALTRAAIARIALRRSTVACRRSVTSRTISADDKNLIPIRTNLRGSALLNTPRLNKGAGFTREERQIFGLEGFLPYDVHSLEKQCLRAYNQLCKQPSVILKHAFLASLRDQNQVLFYRLMQDRLKELLGVLYTPGAAEAVAGYSSLFRRPVGCYISFPNQDGMRAQLEGHLTDVNRTADVAYDSNKPDDAIDLVVVTDAEAILGIGDQGVGGITISTSKAALYTLGAGINPNRILPVVLDCGTDNHALFSDPLYMGWKRTRIRGKNYDQFIDRFITNCRELFPNAIIHFEDFGMANAYRLMEKYKNIPMFNDDIQGTGAVALAALLSAIKVAGSRLSDQRIVIYGAGSAGMGIADQIKDGLMILEGLNKDEAARRFWCVDRNGLLVESMGNGLRHSQMPYARPDAEVEHWNKEDEDRNGIWLMDVIKNVKPTVLIGTSTHSRAFSEELVREMGKHVERPIIFPMSNPTALCEVDPADALAWTENRALVATGSPFPPVQLGNGQEYIVAQTNNALIYPALGLGAILARSKTISNSMLMAGVNSLASLSPALSNSEASLLPDLADVRKVSVDVAAAVVRQAVEDGNAYDENTIKYVKGKGDVSLEEYIRSRMWDAVYRPLELVD, encoded by the exons ATGTATCCAGGCAG CTCTACATCTGCTCTCACTCGCGCGGCTATTGCCCGTATTGCTCTTCGCCGATCGACTGTCGCTTGCAGGAGGAGTGTTACCAGCCGTACTATCAGTGCTGATGATAAGAACTTAATCCCTATACG GACAAATCTTCGAG GTTCTGCCTTGCTCAACACTCCTCGT CTCAACAAG GGTGCTGGTTTTACGCGAGAAGAACGACAAATCTTTGGCCTTGAAGGTTTTTTGCCTTACGATGTCCACTCTTTGGAGAAGCAATGTCTGAGAGCTTACAACCAGCTCTGCAAA CAACCCTCCGTCATCCTCAAGCATGCTTTTCTCGCTTCCCTTCGTGACCAAAATCAGGTCCTCTTCTATAGGCTTATGCAAGATCGTCTTAAGGAGCTTTTAGGTGTCCTTTACACTCCTG GTGCTGCCGAGGCCGTTGCTGGTTACTCCTCCCTTTTCAGAAGGCCTGTTGGTTGCTATATT TCTTTCCCTAATCAAGATGGCATGCGAGCTCAGCTCGAGGGCCACCTTACCGATGTTAATCGTACTGCCGACGTCGCCTACGACTCAAACAAGCCGGACGACGCTATCGACTTGGTCGTCGTAACCGACGCCGAGGCTATTCTCGGTATCGGAGATCAAGGTGTCGGTGGTATTACCATCTCAACCTCCAAGGCCGCGCTTTACACTCTCGGCGCCGGCATCAACCCTAACCGTATCCTCCCCGTCGTCCTCGATTGTGGTACCGACAATCATGCTCTCTTTTCCGATCCCCTGTACATGGGCTGGAAGCGAACCCGAATAAGGGGAAAGAACTACGACCAGTTCATCGACCGTTTTATTACCAACTGCCGAGAGCTTTTCCCTAATGCTATCATCCACTTTGAGGACTTTGGTATGGCGAACGCTTACAGgttgatggagaagtaCAAAAACATCCCCATGTTCAACGATGACATTCAAGGTACCGGTGCTGTTGCCCTTGCTGCTTTGCTTTC CGCCATCAAAGTTGCCGGTAGCCGACTCTCTGACCAACGTATCGTCATCTACGGTGCCGGTTCCGCCGGTATGGGTATTGCCGACCAGATCAAGGATGGTCTCATGATCCTCGAGGGTCTCAATAAGGACGAGGCTGCTCGTCGATTCTGGTGTGTTGACCGAAATGGTTTGTTGGTTGAGAGCATGGGCAACGGTTTGAGACACTCTCAGATGCCTTACGCCAGGCCTGATGCCGAGGTAGAACACTGGAAcaaagaggatgaggacagGAACGGTATTTGGTTGATGGACGTTATTAAGAACGTGAAGCCCACCGTGTTAATCGGTACTTCTACCCACTCTAGGGCGTTCTCTGAGGAGCTTGTGCGAGAGATG GGCAAGCACGTCGAAAGAcccatcatctttcctATGTCTAACCCTACCGCTTTATGCGAGGTTGACCCTG CCGATGCTCTCGCTTGGACTGAGAACCGTGCTCTCGTCGCCACTGgctctcccttccccccTGTTCAGCTCGGCAACGGCCAAGAAT ACATTGTTGCCCAAACCAATAACGCTCTTATCTACCCCGCCCTCGGTCTCGGTGCCATTCTCGCGCGATCCAAGACCATCTCAAATTCTATGCTCATGGCCGGTGTGAACTCTCTCGCCTCCCTTTCTCCGgccctctccaactctgaggcttcccttcttcccgaCTTGGCTGATGTCCGAAAGGTCTCCGTTGACGTGGCTGCTGCCGTTGTCAGGCAGGCtgttgaggatggaaaTGCGTATGACGAAAATACTATCAAGTACGTGAAGGGTAAGGGTGATGTGTCTTTGGAAGAGTATATTAGGAGCAGAATGTGGGATGCCGTCTACCGACCCCTCGAGTTGGTCGATTAA
- a CDS encoding hypothetical protein (HMMPfam hit to zf-C3HC4, Zinc finger, C3HC4 type (RING finger), score: 62.5, E(): 1.1e-15) → MAEDINIFADEEGDVCRVCRLGEEPDNPLVYPCKCSGSVRFVHPDCLKQWVAQSQKKHCEICGHKYTFTKVYPKELPTVIPTTVYLRQGLLFLRRQILWFLRAWLVVIVWLVILPAWNIGALFFMSLLSDLIGLKAPPSEETIDSTTNATIIESAVASNATTYTPSFVSFPSFIASPFLYANNVVRSSFQKWLQGEENTAVGFVLRGQILSLSMAAVLIGLVLLREWVHQHNWQEAEQPPRHIEPEPNPDEWFILHGVARRQADVIARVLEATRTRAPLSLRTARHDLPPADVPGEALGDEAGNDDNDAGNDASERLMIGAGQELNEEWWARQRTWAEGLPAEHRGTFHEILTSLQATANAAQKAELEGQNRDVPPAQILTDNPLFRKPGMPIADIPKQDLENLQAGSQIHILPSQQGIPPRSWVEAPQEKQGQAEIGNDHPDNEESGSASSEASKQGESMAFDALAEYRRFHALREQQQADVALDSADDDDDEGQGRAGPSRPAWSRRATAIDDEEREERDRVAYSAPELLKEDEVEDKANGKGNAKGKAPATDENVEDKEEGTAFGRTEAPWKPLFDPPQSDDDSPQPKTDEEDGDEGDNDGDGEWEDEPDARPNPFNFDLNNLQAPVANGVVLAPVHDQQNINALGNFNLAAFNDLPPAFANVPEGRIRLVQPEELGLPRANVGANVEFVEEEEDQWDPDDWNGVLEVVGLIGPIHGLFQNLIFALFIMGFGIILILGVPMLIGKLFLSFDFFRTALGVSSKILTIIRKVTDPVVDIVFEIVKDVVVLPLMASGRAAEKIVAKKLGLEVGYRLGSSSGGFSRLTAGQSASRLSPILEKAGDYIATFGQFCYDSYNSILTFEHHIATSTSFSGRAACVATGYAFVASLVTLTAIAGKARLTRTATEFAETLDQHSNFVKVAFFMTLELVAFPLCVGGMIDLCLVPLFPGATILSRWENLVCSPFGTAFIDWLLGSMFMFSFSTLLGQVRKVTRPGTMFFVRDPGDPNFSPVKDIVDKTTLHQLRKLGSSAIMYSAVVFSLFGVVSWGLAYVPGGFLPLKVEPTFGPITSIPFDLLFLHLAIPPTIDLVRPQSRARRLFTQWWRAVTTRYRLTNLVAPVPNENERSEAPTKLENALWPICDWICQKLFGKYRTEATDARVPASDSVVLMPIEQRRKEGGVFVPLDGSGIPYNRADKLRLLKQDKIAREAGRLPTSDYTVVWLPKYWRTRIHMFVASALASMSIVIALAAFTPVAVGRMMWKTLGMDVHDGYSWFAGAYILYFSLTLGRRARKHITNFNRAERLRASIFSKRVKRGVLRWIAGTYGVITFYAVVPALVGMVIDVYLGGLWSDRNNVGRVIHVWDAWAMGTAFCSVIVGVIGLLPRARRTGLHTVCERFREPAAKDFKSTTRLARLVLVPSVILLVAPHVVGTTLVELLPESANQEENNAILFRSVVLPLMLILSVAYATSRYLEAEASVIRQKVIEAEYVVEERVENYVPPANDGGQSGKLGSGGAGPGSIGDNAEKVAVIGEGDDDWEDM, encoded by the exons ATGGCTGAAGATATAAATATTTTCgcagacgaagaaggcg ATGTCTGCCGAGTTTGTAGATTAGGTGAAGAGCCAGATAACCCTCTAGTGTATCCATGTAAATGTTCTGGATCTGTTAGATTTGTCCATCCAGACTG TTTGAAGCAATGGGTGGCACAGTCACAAAAAAAGCATTGTGAAATATGTGGTCACAAATACACCTTCACAAAAG TTTATCCAAAAGAATTACCCACTGTGATCCCGACAACAGTGTATCTACGACAAGGTCTTTTGTTCCTTCGGCGGCAGATCCTCTGGTTCCTAAGGGCATGGCTAGTCGTCATCGTTTGGCTAGTTATCCTTCCTGCATGGAATATTGGtgctctcttcttcatgtcTCTACTATCAGATCTGAT AGGCCTGAAAGCACCACCTAGCGAAGAAACAATAGATTCAACTACCAACGCCACCATTATTGAATCCGCCGTCGCCTCCAACGCAACTACCTACACGCCGAGTTTtgtttctttcccttcctttaTTGCCAGCCCCTTCCTCTACGCCAATAACGTCGTCAGATCTTCGTTCCAGAAATGGTTGCAAGGCGAGGAAAACACGGCTGTCGGATTTGTGCTTCGTGGCCAAATCCTCTCGCTCTCTATGGCTGCTGTCCTTATTGGCCTGGTTCTTCTGAGAGAATGGGTCCATCAGCATAACTGGCAAGAAGCTGAACAGCCACCCAGGCATATTGAACCTGAACCCAATCCAGACGAATGGTTCATTCTCCACGGTGTGGCTAGACGGCAAGCTGACGTCATTGCCCGTGTTTTGGAAGCTACTCGAACCAGAGCTCCATTATCACTCCGGACTGCTAGACATGACTTGCCCCCCGCTGACGTTCCTGGCGAAGCGTTGGGTGATGAGGCAGGAAACGACGATAACGATGCTGGCAACGACGCTTCCGAGAGGCTAATGATTGGGGCAGGGCAAGAATTGAATGAAGAGTGGTGGGCGAGGCAAAGAACATGGGCAGAAGGATTGCCGGCAGAGCACAGAGGAACTTTCCACGAGATTCTGACCAGTCTACAGGCAACTGCCAATGCGGCACAAAAGGCTGAATTGGAAGGGCAGAACCGAGACGTTCCTCCTGCGCAAATTCTAACCGACAACCCTCTTTTCCGTAAACCCGGTATGCCTATAGCCGACATTCCCAAGCAAGACCTTGAAAACTTACAAGCCGGCTCTCAAATCCACATTCTCCCATCTCAACAAGGAATCCCTCCCAGAAGCTGGGTCGAAGCTCCCCAAGAAAAGCAAGGACAGGCAGAGATCGGCAATGATCATCCGGATAACGAAGAATCCGGCAGCGCTAGTTCTGAAGCGTCTAAGCAAGGGGAATCCATGGCCTTTGACGCTCTGGCCGAATACCGTCGTTTCCATGCCTTGCGAGAGCAACAACAAGCTGATGTCGCCCTTGATTCtgccgacgacgatgacgacgaAGGTCAGGGCCGAGCGGGACCTTCAAGGCCAGCATGGAGCAGGAGAGCGACAGCcattgatgatgaagagagggaagaacGTGATCGAGTGGCATACAGTGCTCCAGAGTTattgaaggaggatgaagttGAGGACAAGGCAAATGGAAAGGGAAACGCGAAGGGAAAGGCTCCTGCAACCGATGAGAACGTTGAAGATAAAGAGGAGGGAACAGCATTTGGGAGGACTGAAGCCCCTTGGAAACCTCTCTTCGACCCTCCCCAATCTGATGACGACAGCCCTCAGCCTAAGactgacgaagaagatggtgatgaaggtgaCAATGACGGCGACGGTGAATGGGAAGACGAACCTGACGCCCGACCAAACCCGTTCAACTTTGATCTTAATAATTTGCAGGCACCCGTCGCCAATGGGGTTGTGCTTGCCCCCGTGCATGATCAACAAAATATCAACGCTCTCGGGAACTTCAATCTCGCTGCCTTCAACGATCTTCCCCCTGCCTTCGCCAATGTACCGGAGGGCAGAATTCGGCTTGTACAACCTGAGGAGCTTGGCCTCCCTCGTGCTAATGTTGGAGCCAATGTCGAATTcgtagaggaagaagaagaccaatGGGACCCGGATGATTGGAATGGTGTTTTAGAAGTTGTCGGACTTATCGGTCCTATTCATGGTCTTTTCCAGAAT CTCATTTTTGCGCTCTTTATCATGGGTTTCGGTATTATCCTTATTCTCGGTGTTCCGATGCTCATCGGCaaactcttcctttctttcgATTTTTTCCGCACCGCTCTCGGTGTCTCCTCGAAGATCCTTACTATTATCAGAAAAGTGACCGACCCTGTGGTCGACATTGTGTTCGAAATTGTCAAAGACGTCGTCGTGTTGCCATTGATGGCTTCTGGTAGGGCTGCTGAGAAGATTGTCGCAAAGAAGCTGGGTCTGGAAGTAGGTTATCGACTTGGGTCTTCGAGCGGAGGGTTTAGTCGCCTCACCGCCGGTCAAAGCGCTTCTCGACTCTCTCCAATTTTGGAAAAGGCTGGTGACTACATTGCCACCTTTGGGCAATTCTGTTACGACTCGTACAACAGTATCCTTACCTTCGAGCACCATATTGCTACCTCCACTTCATTCTCGGGCCGCGCTGCTTGTGTCGCTACTGGGTACGCTTTTGTTGCTAGCCTCGTCACTCTCACCGCTATCGCCGGCAAGGCCCGTCTCACCCGTACCGCAACCGAATTTGCCGAAACATTGGATCAGCACTCCAACTTTGTCAAAGTTGCCTTTTTCATGACTCTCGAACTTGTGGCGTTCCCCCTTTGTGTTGGTGGCATGATTGACCTTTGCCTCGTTCCTCTTTTTCCGGGTGCAACCATCTTGTCTAGATGGGAAAACCTAGTGTGCTCACCTTTTGGAACCGCATTTATTGACTGGTTGCTGGGATCGATGTTCATGTTTTCGTTTTCGACACTGTTAGGCCAGGTGCGAAAGGTGACCAGACCTGGCACTATGTTCTTTGTGAGAGATCCGGGAGATCCCAACTTTTCTCCTGTCAAGGACATCGTAGATAAGACAACTTTGCATCAACTCAGGAAG CTCGGTTCATCTGCCATCATGTACAGTGCGGTGGTGTTCAGTCTCTTTGGTGTAGTTTCTTGGGGACTGGCCTATGTCCCTGGAGGTTTTTTACCTCTCAAGGTGGAGCCGACTTT CGGTCCGATCACATCAATCCCCTTTgaccttctcttccttcatctcgcCATACCGCCTACTATCGACCTGGTCCGTCCTCAATCCCGTGCTCGCCGATTATTCACCCAGTGGTGGCGAGCTGTTACCACCCGCTATCGTCTCACCAACCTCGTCGCCCCCGTTCCCAACGAGAACGAACGTTCTGAAGCTCCGACCAAGCTTGAAAATGCCCTATGGCCCATCTGCGATTGGATCTGCCAAAAGCTGTTTGGCAAATATAGGACTGAAGCGACAGACGCGCGCGTCCCCGCCAGTGATTCCGTGGTACTCATGCCTATTGAACAACGACGTAAGGAGGGCGGTGTCTTTGTCCCTCTTGATGGGTCTGGTATTCCTTACAACCGCGCCGATAAGcttcgtcttctcaaacaGGACAAGATTGCCCGGGAAGCTGGAAGATTACCGACAAGTGACTACACAGTTGTCTGGCTGCCCAAGTATTGGAGGACTAGGATACATATGTTCGTTGCTAGTGCATTGGCGAGCATGTCGATTGTGATTGCCTTGGCAGCTTTCACGCCCGTGGCTGTAGGCCGTATGATGTGGAAGACGTTGGGGATGGACGTGCATGATGGATACAGCTGG TTTGCGGGAGCATACATCCTCTACTTTTCTCTTACCCTCGGTCGCCGCGCACGCAAGCACATTACCAACTTCAACCGCGCCGAGCGTCTTCGTgcatccatcttctccaagcgAGTCAAGCGCGGCGTTCTTCGATGGATTGCCGGAACATACGGTGTTATTACCTTCTACGCAGTTGTCCCCGCTTTGGTCGGAATGGTTATTGATGTCTATCTGGGTGGTCTCTGGTCGGATAGGAACAATGTGGGGAGAGTCATCCATGTTTGGGACGCTTG GGCTATGGGCACTGCATTCTGTTCGGTCATCGTTGGTGTTATAGGTTTGTTACCTCGAGCACGCCGTACAGGCCTTCATACCGTTTGCGAG CGTTTCCGAGAGCCGGCAGCCAAGGACTTCAAATCTACTACCCGACTCGCACGCCTTGTTCTCGTTCCAAGCGTGATTCTCCTTGTTGCTCCGCATGTGGTCGGAACAACATTGGTCGAGCTGCTGCCTGAAAGCGCCAATCAGGAGGAAAACAATGCGATCTTAT TCCGATCCGTCGTTCTTCCGCTCATGCTCATTCTCTCTGTTGCCTATGCTACATCTCGGTACTTGGAAGCTGAAGCTTCTGTCATCAGACAAAAAGTTATTGAAGCGGAATATGTTGTGGAGGAACGAGTTGAGAATTATGTGCCGCCGGCAAATGATGGTGGACAGAGTGGGAAGTTAGGGTCGGGTGGTGCCGGCCCTGGATCGATAGGTGACAATGCCGAGAAAGTTGCGGTAATTGGTGAAGGTGACGATGATTGGGAGGATATGTAA